From the genome of Fundulus heteroclitus isolate FHET01 chromosome 7, MU-UCD_Fhet_4.1, whole genome shotgun sequence, one region includes:
- the LOC118563562 gene encoding lactase-phlorizin hydrolase-like yields the protein MNRLLGIVCLCLLRVIGGWSSEVNEEDGFMLVAGPLTEKDVRASSSEENAVFDCSRPLPAASKLYFKYLQTKGVTHFKVPLAWGKLLPTGLANSPHQAVVRCYQTLLEQLLEEGLQPLVVLHGSTVPDSLRSRYGGWESQRLLQMFQQYAEFALKEFGPLADSWVTFSDLDEIWHTEDGSLLENVLQLNEKIHQFYHQNFPDRGK from the coding sequence ATGAACAGGCTGCTGGGGATCGTGTGTCTGTGTCTTTTACGTGTGATCGGTGGTTGGAGCAGTGAGGTGAATGAAGAAGACGGCTTCATGCTGGTTGCGGGCCCTCTGACCGAGAAGGATGTCAGAGCCTCCAGCAGTGAGGAAAATGCTGTCTTTGATTGCAGTCGTCCCTTACCAGCTGCTTccaaactgtattttaaatacCTGCAGACCAAAGGGGTCACCCACTTCAAAGTGCCACTGGCGTGGGGTAAACTTCTTCCCACGGGCCTTGCCAACTCGCCCCACCAGGCTGTGGTAAGGTGTTACCAGACTCTGCTggagcagctgctggaggagggtCTGCAGCCTCTGGTCGTTCTCCATGGATCAACGGTTCCAGACTCTTTGAGGTCCAGGTACGGGGGCTGGGAGAGTCAGCGGCTGCTACAGATGTTCCAGCAGTATGCAGAGTTCGCTTTGAAGGAGTTTGGCCCACTGGCAGACTCATGGGTGACATTTAGTGACCTGGATGAGATTTGGCACACAGAGGATGGCAGTCTTCTGGAGAACGTCCTTCAGCTCAACGAGAAGATTCATCAGTTTTACCATCAGAACTTTCCTGACAGAGGCAAGTGA
- the LOC105923589 gene encoding lactase-phlorizin hydrolase, whose amino-acid sequence MTVHDCILSEHQFLGDLLQVLWSNSLNIIGCDMNEVLNKLDMQDVPVRSQFRSSYESILHEFGDQSTEERDLFLSKAFPVDFQWATSTESFKVEGGWLEGEKGETIWDRFGHEGQAFNNQTADLTSDSYNKVDIDVHLLRSLGVNTYQFSISWARVFPSGHRDSQSHEGALYYDNLINALVKSGIQPVVTLYHWDLPQALQDNGGWTNPSIVEAFKDYADFCFSRFGDRVKNWNTFSSPWVVSHAGYGTGEHAPGVKDYVTASYQVTHNILKSHAEAWHVYNDNYRKTQGGKVGIALNSDWAQPTDANNPEDVAAAERYLHFMLGWFAHPIFIDGDYPAVLKTQIEKKRNECPGSVPAVIPTFTAEEKARIKGTSDFFGLNHYTSRLVSSSVGGCNPGPEGVGDFQAKVDPSWPATASDWIYSMPEGLRRLLNYIKAEYLTAHNVPIYITGNGMPTEYSVDTLNDTSRIEYMRGYINEALKAIDQDKVDVQRFTVQSLMDGFEGNQGYSERFGLHLVNFEDGYRPRTPKQSAYFFAQIIQQNGFVSRTQDHFEGLKISQARRSTPLPPSEVPSASKVVWEKFTPQKKFDRQMYHYGHFPQDFSWGVSSSAYQIEGGWNEDGKGPSVWDTFTQKPGSGIPGNATGNVACDSYNRLDEDLYMLRGLNVKSYRFSLSWSRIFPNGKRESLNQKGVDYYNRLINGLLAHKITPMVTIYHWDLPQALQNIGGWQNVEMIDIFNDYCDFCFATFGDRVKFWMTMNDPQGVAWLGYGTGKIPPNIKDPGTAPYEVAHNLIKAHAKAYHTYDDKYRASQGGLVSIALNAEWVEPKDINVPREIVAADRAMQFQVGWFAHPIFKNGDYPEAMKAQVLVKSELQGRSQSRLPSFTEEEKNYIKGTADMFCVNHHTTRIVSHVTGPLSPHSYQNDWDITEEEEGGSPTTAIKNQRAVSWGLRRLLNWIKEEYGAPDIYITDNGVATKAKTTWDDIERVYYYKTYINEALKAYELDGVRLKGYLATSLMDSFEWINGYTVGFGLYHVDFTDTNRPRTPKFSAHFYFQVMKDNGFPIPDDERMLYGEFPQGFLWSTATAAYQIEGGWRADGKGLSIWDKFAHTPLKVFEDDNGDIACDSYNKIDEDVAILKQLRVNHYRFSISWTRVLPDGTTNYINEAGFSYYNRLVNALLAANIQPHITLYHWDLPQALQNVGGWENETTVERFKDYADLVFSRLGDRVKLWITINEPYNVAMVGHGYGVAAPGISFRPGTLPYIVGHNLIKAHAEAWHLYNDKYRATQKGRVSITINSDWSEPRNPYKQEDIDAARRVIQFYIGWFAHPIFNGDYSETMKTIIRERSLAAGLSKSRLPEFTPEEIKRIKGTYDYFGFNHYTTVLAYPLNYGNLQHYDGDRGAGTVVDRTWLDSGSGWLKVTPFGLRRILNFIKKEYGNPTIIITENGVSERGPIDLKDYHRSYFYEKYINQVLKAHLLDDVDVRGYTAWSLMDNLEWATGFAERFGLFYVNRSDPNVPRVAKESVSLYSTIINCNGFPDPASGPHDCLKPGPEGTSAPVNVSSVNFLGLKLSAEEAETGLNATFALLIVASTGAICLAIGCFLTKRRLKKNSRS is encoded by the exons ATGACAGTACATGACTGTATACTCAGCGAACACCAGTTTCTTGGAGATTTATTACAAG TTTTATGGAGCAATAGTCTGAATATTATTGGATGTGACATGAATGAAGTGTTAAACAAGCTGGACATGCAGGATGTCCCAGTGAG GTCCCAATTTAGGAGTAGTTATGAAAGCATCTTGCATGAATTTGGGGACCAAAGCACTGAAGAAAGAGACCTTTTCCTCAGTAAAGCCTTCCCTGTGGACTTCCAGTGGGCAACATCAACAGAGTCTTTCAAGGTTGAAGGAGGCTGGTTAGAAGGGGAGAAAGGAGAAACCATCTGGGATCGTTTTGGTCATGAAGGGCAAGCCTTTAATAACCAGACCGCTGACCTCACTAGTGACAGTTACAACAAGGTTGATATAGACGTCCACCTATTGCGAAGTCTTGGAGTCAACACCTACCAGTTTTCTATCTCCTGGGCCCGTGTTTTCCCCTCAGGTCACAGAGACAGCCAGTCCCATGAAGGGGCTCTCTACTATGACAATCTGATCAATGCTCTTGTTAAATCTGGCATACAACCAGTTGTTACTCTCTACCACTGGGATCTGCCTCAGGCTCTCCAAGACAATGGTGGATGGACCAACCCTTCCATCGTTGAAGCTTTCAAGGACTATGCAGACTTCTGCTTCAGTAGATTTGGAGACAGGGTCAAGAACTGGAACACATTTAGTAGTCCCTGGGTGGTGAGCCATGCTGGGTATGGCACTGGCGAGCATGCTCCTGGAGTTAAAGACTATGTGACTGCTTCCTATCAG GTCACTCATAATATACTGAAATCCCATGCTGAGGCCTGGCATGTCTACAATGACAATTACAGAAAGACACAGGGAGGAAAAGTGGGCATTGCATTGAACTCAGACTGGGCCCAGCCCACTGATGCCAACAACCCCGAAGACGTGGCGGCTGCAGAACGCTACCTCCACTTTATGCTAGGCTGGTTTGCCCATCCCATATTCATAGATGGAGACTATCCTGCAGTTCTCAAAACTCagattgaaaagaaaagaaacgagTGTCCTGGATCTGTGCCAGCAGTAATTCCAACTTTCACAGCTGAAGAGAAGGCGAGGATAAAGGGAACGTCTGACTTTTTTGGTTTAAATCATTATACTTCCCGTTTGGTTAGCAGCAGCGTAGGTGGGTGCAACCCTGGTCCTGAGGGAGTTGGAGACTTCCAGGCTAAAGTGGACCCCTCATGGCCCGCTACAGCATCTGACTGGATCTACTCGATGCCTGAAGGACTGCGACGCCTTCTGAACTACATTAAAGCAGAATATCTAACGGCTCACAATGTGCCCATTTACATAACTGGGAATGGCATGCCAACAGAATACAGTGTGGACACCCTCAATGACACCAGCAGAATCGAGTACATGAGGGGTTACATCAATGAAGCCCTAAAAG CAATTGATCAAGATAAAGTGGACGTGCAGCGATTCACAGTGCAATCACTCATGGATGGATTTGAAGGAAACCAAGGGTACAGTGAAAGATTTGGTCTTCACCTTGTTAACTTTGAAGATGGATACAGGCCGAGAACGCCAAAACAATCGGCGTATTTCTTTGCTCAGATCATCCAGCAAAATGGTTTTGTGTCACGCACACAAGATCATTTTGAAGGTTTGAAAATATCACAAGCTCGCCGTTCCACCCCGCTGCCACCTTCAGAGGTCCCATCAGCATCAAAGGTTGTCTGGGAGAAATTTACACCACAGAAAAAATTTGACAGACAAATGTATCACTATGGCCATTTCCCACAAGACTTCTCCTGGGGCGTTTCATCATCAGCTTACCAAATTGAGGGAGGATGGAATGAGGATGGGAAAGGACCCAGCGTGTGGGATACATTCACTCAGAAGCCTGGTAGTGGTATTCCTGGTAATGCAACTGGAAATGTTGCCTGTGACAGCTACAATAGACTTGATGAGGACCTGTACATGCTGCGAGGACTGAATGTAAAGTCATACAGATTTTCCTTGTCCTGGTCCAGAATCTTTCCCAATGGTAAGCGTGAATCCCTGAACCAGAAGGGTGTTGACTATTATAACAGACTTATCAATGGTCTCTTGGCCCATAAAATCACCCCAATGGTCACAATTTATCACTGGGACCTTCCGCAAGCTCTACAAAACATTGGGGGCTGGCAGAATGTGGAGATGATTGACATTTTTAATGACTATTGCGACTTTTGCTTCGCCACCTTTGGCGACAGAGTGAAATTCTGGATGACCATGAACGACCCTCAAGGGGTTGCATGGCTCGGATATGGGACTGGAAAAATCCCACCAAACATTAAGGACCCAGGAACAGCTCCGTACGAAGTTGCACACAACCTAATAAAAGCTCATGCCAAGGCCTACCACACATATGACGACAAGTACCGTGCTTCTCAAGGGGGTTTAGTATCAATTGCCCTGAATGCTGAATGGGTTGAACCCAAAGACATCAATGTGCCTCGTGAAATTGTTGCAGCTGACCGCGCCATGCAGTTCCAGGTGGGTTGGTTCGCCCACCCAATTTTCAAGAATGGTGACTATCCAGAGGCCATGAAAGCCCAAGTTTTGGTCAAAAGTGAACTCCAAGGTCGTTCCCAGTCAAGACTCCCGTCTTTCACAGAGGAGGAAAAGAACTACATTAAAGGAACTGCTGACATGTTCTGTGTAAATCACCACACTACAAGGATAGTAAGCCATGTCACAGGTCCTCTGTCTCCACATTCATATCAAAATGACTGGGACATcacagaagaggaggaaggaggttCACCAACTACAGCCATCAAAAACCAGAGAGCTGTATCATGGGGGTTAAGAAGACTTCTCAACTGGATCAAGGAAGAGTATGGAGCCCCGGATATTTATATAACTGATAATGGTGTGGCTACAAAGGCAAAAACTACTTGGGATGATATTGAAAGAGTGTATTATTACAAGACTTATATCAATGAGGCTCTTAAAG CCTACGAACTTGATGGAGTAAGGCTGAAAGGCTACCTAGCAACATCTCTAATGGACTCCTTTGAATGGATAAATGGCTATACAGTTGGTTTCGGGCTCTACCATGTGGACTTCACTGACACAAACAGACCAAGAACACCAAAGTTTTCAGCTCATTTTTACTTCCAAGTCATGAAAGATAATGGTTTCCCCATACCAGATGATGAAAGAATGCTGTATGGCGAATTCCCTCAGGGCTTCCTTTGGAGTACTGCAACAGCAGCTTACCAA ATTGAGGGGGGTTGGAGAGCAGATGGAAAAGGTCTCAGCATCTGGGATAAATTTGCACACACTCCTCTCAAAGTTTTTGAGGATGACAACGGGGACATCGCTTGTGACAGTTACAATAAAATAGATGAAGATGTTGCAATATTAAAGCAACTTAGGGTAAACCATTATCGCTTCTCTATATCCTGGACGCGGGTACTTCCTGATGGCACCACAAATTACATCAATGAGGCTGGTTTCAGCTACTATAACAGACTAGTAAATGCACTGCTTGCAGCAAACATCCAGCCTCAT atCACTTTGTACCACTGGGATCTTCCACAAGCCCTGCAGAATGTTGGAGGTTGGGAAAATGAGACTACTGTTGAAAGATTCAAGGATTACGCTGACCTCGTCTTTAGCCGTCTTGGTGACAGAGTGAAACTTTGGATCACCATCAATGAGCCATATAATGTTGCAATGGTTGGCCATGGATATGGAGTAGCTGCCCCAG GTATCAGTTTCCGCCCAGGTACCCTTCCCTACATTGTTGGTCACAACCTCATCAAAGCTCACGCTGAAGCGTGGCACCTTTACAATGACAAATATCGAGCTACACAGAAAGGAAGGGTCTCCATCACTATTAACTCTGACTGGTCAGAGCCCAGAAACCCCTACAAGCAAGAGGACATTGACGCTGCCAGACGTGTGATACAG TTCTACATTGGCTGGTTTGCCCATCCCATATTTAATGGTGACTACAGCGAAACGATGAAGACAATCATTCGGGAACGCAGTCTTGCAGCTGGCCTGAGTAAATCACG GCTGCCTGAGTTTACACCAGAGGAAATAAAGAGAATCAAGGGGACGTATGATTATTTTGGATTCAACCATTACACTACTGTCCTGGCATACCCTTTAAACTATGGAAATCTTCAGCATTATGATGGAGACAG GGGAGCAGGGACAGTTGTTGACCGTACCTGGCTTGATTCTGGTTCCGGTTGGCTGAAGGTCACGCCGTTTGGATTGCGCAGAATACTGAACTTCATTAAGAAGGAATATGGAAATCCTACGATTATCATCACTGAGAATGGGGTCTCAGAGCGCGGGCCCATAGATCTAAAAGATTATCACAGGAGTTACTTCTATGAAAAATATATCAACCAAGTGCTGAAAG CTCACCTGCTAGATGACGTGGACGTCCGTGGCTACACAGCTTGGTCACTCATGGACAACCTGGAGTGGGCCACTGGCTTTGCAGAAAGATTTGGACTTTTCTATGTCAACCGCTCCGACCCCAATGTGCCTCGAGTGGCCAAAGAGTCCGTCTCCCTCTACTCCACCATCATCAACTGTAACGGGTTCCCCGACCCTGCATCAGGACCTCACGATTGCTTAAAGCCTGGACCTGAAG gaacaAGTGCTCCAGTAAATGTCAGCTCTGTCAACTTCCTGGGTCTGAAGCtctctgctgaagaagctgaaacGGGCCTTAACGCTACGTTTGCTCTGCTGATTGTGGCATCGACTGGAGCCATTTGCTTGGCCATCGGCTGCTTTTTAACTAAAAGACGTTTAAAAAAGAACTCAAGAAGTTGA
- the LOC105935639 gene encoding lactase-phlorizin hydrolase-like, whose translation MPRPVGKAGRPADHGVGSPAGGSRGGPLTHQEPRVSSSEEHAAFDCSHPIPAGSKHYFEYLQSKGVTHFKVPLSWAKLLPTGLPSNPGPGVVSCYQTLLKQLLEVGLQPLVILHGSGVPDSLKSRYGGWESQWLLEMFQQYAEFALTEFGPLAHSWVTFSDLDGVLHEAQGADHHSLLQNILQLNKKIHQFYHQNFPGHGRRLSVGLTGRDEATLSQLKGSTTVDFLSVVIDYSCASSANFALELKELQISSGNLPIMIYKLAVRDCSHNDLESLGDLFKGYV comes from the exons GGCCCCTGACACATCAGGAGCCGAGAGTCTCCAGCAGTGAAGAGCACGCTgcctttgactgcagtcatccCATACCGGCTGGCTCCAAACATTATTTTGAATACCTCCAGAGCAAAGGGGTCACCCATTTCAAAGTCCCACTGTCATGGGCCAAGCTCCTTCCCACAGGTCTCCCCAGCAACCCTGGACCCGGTGTAGTTAGTTGTTACCAGACCCTCCTGAAGCAgctgctggaggtgggactgcAGCCTCTCGTCATCCTTCACGGATCAGGCGTTCCAGACTCTCTGAAGTCCAGATATGGCGGCTGGGAGAGTCAGTGGCTGCTAGAGATGTTTCAGCAGTATGCCGAGTTTGCCTTGACGGAGTTTGGCCCGCTGGCACACTCATGGGTGACATTTAGTGACCTGGATGGGGTTTTGCATGAGGCGCAGGGTGCAGATCATCACAGTCTTCTGCAAAATATCCTCCAGCTCAACAAGAAGATCCACCAGTTTTACCATCAGAACTTTCCTGGCCATg GGAGACGACTGTCAGTTGGGCTTACAGGAAGAGATGAAGCTACACTTTCCCAACTTAAAGGTTCAACAACT GTCGATTTCTTGTCGGTGGTCATTGATTACAGCTGCGCCTCGTCTGCAAACTTTGCACTGGAGCTGAAGGAATTACAG ATTTCCAGTGGAAACCTGCCTATCATGATATACAAGCTGGCAGTTCGTGATTGTTCCCACAACGATCTAGAGTCTCTTGGGGATTTATTTAAGG GTTATGTGTAG